Proteins from one Bradyrhizobium roseum genomic window:
- a CDS encoding nucleotidyl transferase AbiEii/AbiGii toxin family protein — MAFADIYKRQVALLIRVLPLVTEEECFALKGGTAINLFVRDLPRLSVDIDLTYLPVAPRAESLADIDAAMKRIAGKIKVLIPDAQITEAKTENAVVKLTVRSQGVQIKIEVTPVLRGCVFEPKLVSVKPAVEEEFGFAEARTVSFEDLYAGKTVAALDRQHPRDLFDVRDLIANEGISDALRKAFIVYLLSHDRPMSEVLAPTLKNIEPAFKHGFSGMTRDPVELADLLAARATLIKSIVGDMPADHRKFLISFERGEPDWDLLGVPNAAELPAVRWRQKNLNKLSANKRAVLVARLEEVLADPGTEPAQTTPPT; from the coding sequence ATGGCGTTCGCTGACATCTACAAACGGCAAGTCGCCCTGCTGATCCGCGTTCTTCCTCTGGTCACCGAGGAGGAGTGTTTTGCCCTCAAGGGCGGGACAGCGATCAATCTGTTTGTTCGCGATCTTCCGCGCCTCTCCGTCGATATTGATCTTACCTACTTGCCGGTAGCACCACGCGCAGAATCTCTCGCGGATATCGATGCCGCTATGAAGCGTATCGCCGGCAAGATCAAAGTCCTCATTCCGGACGCCCAGATCACCGAAGCCAAGACCGAAAACGCCGTCGTCAAACTGACCGTTCGTTCCCAAGGCGTTCAGATCAAGATTGAGGTAACGCCCGTTCTGCGCGGTTGCGTGTTCGAACCCAAGCTTGTGTCTGTCAAGCCCGCAGTCGAAGAAGAGTTTGGCTTTGCCGAGGCGCGGACTGTGTCCTTCGAAGACCTTTATGCCGGGAAAACCGTTGCTGCCCTGGACCGCCAGCATCCCCGTGATCTCTTTGATGTGCGCGACCTGATCGCGAACGAAGGTATCAGCGACGCTTTACGCAAGGCCTTTATCGTCTATCTGCTCAGCCACGACCGCCCCATGTCGGAGGTGTTGGCGCCGACCCTCAAGAATATTGAGCCGGCGTTCAAGCATGGCTTCTCGGGAATGACACGCGATCCTGTGGAGCTTGCCGATCTACTTGCCGCCCGTGCGACGTTGATAAAGTCCATCGTGGGCGACATGCCAGCCGATCATCGCAAATTCCTCATCTCGTTTGAGCGTGGCGAGCCCGACTGGGATCTGTTAGGTGTGCCCAATGCGGCGGAACTTCCCGCGGTGCGCTGGCGGCAGAAGAATCTCAACAAACTCTCAGCGAACAAGCGTGCCGTCCTCGTCGCGAGGCTTGAAGAGGTGCTCGCCGACCCTGGGACCGAACCAGCACAAACGACACCCCCAACTTGA
- a CDS encoding type IV toxin-antitoxin system AbiEi family antitoxin domain-containing protein, producing the protein MSRETAGLLNQLASKLPEGMLVDAAWLKAQGYSTQLQHLYVKSGWLEQPARSVFRRPRGALSWQQVVISLQTILNYSPLVVGGRTALELQGYAHYLAQSSTTVHLYGPKAPPAWVHKLPLKVKFVYHNDRRLFKNDPVTKGLGSLKWNVDTGEARDVAGLHGGDITALSWGQWDWPLTLSTPERALFEMLDELPNHETFEQVDALFGGLANLRPVRLQKLLKDCSSVKVKRLFFYFADRHRQPWLKRLDKEAVDLGSGKRMLVKGGVLDPTYHITVPEDLNGVR; encoded by the coding sequence ATGAGTAGAGAAACGGCAGGTCTTCTAAACCAGCTCGCCAGCAAACTCCCCGAAGGAATGCTGGTGGACGCTGCTTGGCTGAAGGCTCAAGGGTACTCGACCCAACTGCAACATCTCTACGTGAAATCTGGCTGGCTCGAACAACCCGCGCGCAGCGTCTTTCGCCGGCCCCGTGGAGCATTGAGCTGGCAGCAGGTCGTCATATCGCTCCAGACCATCCTCAACTATTCGCCGCTCGTCGTCGGTGGACGCACCGCACTCGAATTGCAGGGGTACGCCCACTACCTCGCGCAATCGAGCACGACCGTCCATCTCTACGGTCCCAAAGCGCCACCTGCATGGGTTCACAAACTGCCGCTCAAGGTCAAGTTCGTCTATCACAACGATCGACGGCTCTTCAAAAACGACCCCGTCACCAAAGGCCTCGGCAGTCTCAAATGGAATGTCGATACAGGCGAGGCGCGTGATGTGGCGGGCTTGCATGGCGGCGACATAACCGCATTGAGCTGGGGCCAGTGGGATTGGCCTTTGACGCTATCGACGCCTGAGCGTGCACTATTCGAGATGCTCGATGAGTTACCCAATCACGAGACCTTTGAGCAGGTCGATGCCCTGTTCGGCGGCCTCGCCAATTTGCGCCCCGTTCGTTTGCAAAAGCTCTTGAAGGATTGCTCCAGCGTTAAGGTCAAGCGCCTGTTCTTCTACTTTGCTGACCGACACAGGCAGCCCTGGCTCAAGCGACTCGACAAGGAAGCCGTCGATTTGGGCAGCGGCAAGCGTATGCTCGTCAAAGGCGGCGTCCTCGACCCCACCTACCACATAACGGTTCCTGAGGATCTGAATGGCGTTCGCTGA
- a CDS encoding GGDEF domain-containing protein encodes MLSVPTLWTVFVINFLALGLIWAYVVRCYPSFEAARFWTGSAFAAAAGAAMATMRVVFPDSLVPLLFGGTALLLAICLAAMGVRKFFDRPVSWRATLLTTGLSFASLSFFIFVYDSVTARLTIFTVAQALPMATSLKLLLGPHEGRVYPGARLAGIVTIVILGIFASRLVGALTEVGGGYSYLQFGPVQSVVILVLVFLSMSLNFGFLLMAMDRLRNEVADLALLDDLTGVGNRRYLLQRLEEECARSERSGKPFALLVIDLDSFKAINDTHGHAAGDACLQHFTLMAQTRLRPGDMLARTGGDEFCIVLPSSTLREGAMIARRVLEVCRADAEQCVGNDIPVAVSIGVAQWGPEMGAYPDRLIAAADHALYDAKKAGRNGFALYEPAPPLAPESAALELSDIALRQRA; translated from the coding sequence ATGCTGAGCGTTCCGACGCTTTGGACGGTGTTCGTCATCAATTTTCTCGCGCTGGGCCTGATCTGGGCCTACGTCGTGCGCTGCTATCCGTCGTTCGAAGCGGCGCGGTTCTGGACCGGCTCGGCGTTCGCCGCGGCGGCTGGCGCGGCCATGGCGACGATGCGCGTGGTATTCCCGGATTCGCTGGTGCCCTTGCTGTTCGGCGGCACCGCCCTGCTGCTGGCGATCTGCCTGGCCGCGATGGGGGTGCGGAAATTCTTCGACCGACCGGTGTCATGGCGCGCCACCCTGCTGACGACCGGCCTCAGCTTTGCCAGCCTGTCGTTCTTCATCTTCGTCTACGACAGCGTGACCGCGCGGTTGACCATCTTCACGGTCGCGCAGGCGTTGCCTATGGCCACGAGCCTGAAACTGCTGCTGGGCCCGCATGAGGGCCGCGTGTATCCGGGCGCCCGGCTGGCCGGTATCGTCACCATCGTCATCCTGGGAATTTTCGCAAGCCGGCTGGTCGGTGCGCTAACCGAGGTCGGTGGTGGATACTCCTACCTGCAGTTCGGTCCGGTGCAATCGGTCGTCATCCTCGTGCTGGTGTTCCTGTCGATGTCGCTGAATTTCGGCTTCCTGCTGATGGCGATGGACCGCCTGCGCAACGAGGTTGCGGATCTGGCGCTGCTCGACGATCTCACCGGCGTCGGCAATCGCCGCTATCTGCTGCAGCGGCTGGAAGAAGAATGCGCGCGCTCGGAGCGCAGCGGCAAACCCTTCGCGCTGCTGGTGATCGATCTCGACAGCTTCAAGGCGATCAACGACACGCACGGCCATGCCGCCGGTGACGCCTGCCTGCAGCATTTCACATTGATGGCGCAGACCCGCCTGCGGCCCGGCGACATGCTGGCGCGGACCGGTGGCGACGAGTTCTGCATCGTGCTGCCGTCCTCGACGCTGCGCGAGGGCGCCATGATCGCGCGCCGCGTGCTGGAGGTCTGCCGTGCGGATGCCGAACAATGCGTCGGCAACGATATCCCGGTCGCGGTGTCGATCGGCGTCGCGCAATGGGGCCCCGAGATGGGCGCCTATCCCGACCGCCTGATCGCGGCCGCCGACCATGCGCTCTACGATGCCAAGAAGGCCGGCCGCAACGGCTTTGCCCTCTACGAACCGGCGCCGCCGCTGGCGCCTGAATCGGCAGCGCTGGAATTGTCGGACATCGCGTTGCGCCAGCGCGCCTGA
- a CDS encoding RluA family pseudouridine synthase: MQGSQQGASLEQGFSSNSGQRLEVIVGGDEGSPRLDRVLAVLRPELSRSRLKALILAGSVTAKGAPIRDPAYHVVAGDTIIIDVPEAVAPEPAGENIALDIVYEDDDIIVINKPKGLVVHPAAGHESGTLVNALIAHCGASLSGIGGVRRPGIVHRLDKDTTGLMVVAKNDQAHQSLTAQFADHGRTGPMQRGYMAFVWGVPGRQRGTVDAPIDRHVYAREKMAVRQGGREAVTHWEMQATYHGRDGKPVASLLACQLETGRTHQIRVHLAHIGHPLLGDSVYGPHFKTKVGHLGPQGKEILTALGRQALHAWLLALEHPRTGELLHWEAALPEDLRLLQGALEAAV; the protein is encoded by the coding sequence ATGCAAGGCTCTCAACAAGGCGCGTCATTGGAACAAGGTTTTTCGTCGAACAGCGGACAACGGCTGGAGGTCATCGTCGGCGGCGACGAGGGATCGCCCCGGCTCGACCGCGTGCTCGCGGTGCTCCGCCCCGAATTGTCGCGCTCGCGGCTGAAGGCGCTGATTCTGGCCGGTTCCGTCACCGCCAAGGGCGCCCCCATCCGCGACCCCGCTTATCATGTCGTCGCGGGGGATACGATCATTATCGACGTGCCCGAGGCGGTGGCGCCGGAGCCTGCGGGCGAAAATATCGCGCTCGATATCGTCTACGAGGACGACGACATCATCGTGATCAACAAGCCCAAGGGGCTGGTGGTGCATCCGGCCGCCGGCCACGAGAGCGGCACGCTGGTGAACGCGCTGATCGCCCATTGCGGGGCCAGCCTGTCGGGGATCGGCGGCGTGCGACGGCCGGGCATCGTGCACCGGCTGGACAAGGACACGACCGGGCTGATGGTGGTCGCCAAGAACGACCAGGCACATCAATCGCTGACCGCGCAATTCGCCGACCACGGCCGCACCGGGCCGATGCAGCGCGGCTACATGGCCTTCGTGTGGGGCGTGCCCGGCCGCCAGCGCGGCACGGTGGACGCGCCGATCGACCGGCACGTTTATGCCCGCGAAAAGATGGCGGTGCGCCAGGGCGGACGCGAGGCGGTGACGCATTGGGAAATGCAGGCGACTTATCATGGGCGCGACGGCAAGCCGGTGGCCTCGCTGCTGGCCTGCCAGCTCGAGACCGGGCGGACGCACCAGATCCGCGTCCACCTCGCCCATATCGGACATCCACTACTGGGCGATTCGGTCTACGGCCCGCATTTCAAGACCAAGGTCGGGCACCTCGGGCCCCAAGGTAAGGAGATACTCACCGCGCTCGGCCGGCAGGCCTTGCACGCCTGGCTGCTGGCCCTGGAGCACCCCCGGACCGGAGAATTATTGCATTGGGAGGCGGCCCTGCCGGAGGATTTGCGTCTCCTGCAGGGCGCGCTGGAAGCGGCGGTATGA
- a CDS encoding peptidoglycan recognition protein family protein: MNFRLVAAALFVLVFSPCAVAQTPDLAAIARASGTPDIPGLKMVWLAPWGDLSKAHSWRNIIVHQTEGPAGSARGGAQAQSKNPTRRGVTVWVETDGTVYWAVAEHLIPTHGDGANRNDNKYIDNRATYRQVIGANSIGVEFAGNYPDVTRGPTEAQIAAWKILVKVLRARYNIPRERVYAHNWIDYKDARYCEGCALATMAREWGE, encoded by the coding sequence ATGAATTTTCGCCTCGTCGCCGCCGCCCTGTTCGTCCTTGTATTTTCCCCATGCGCCGTGGCGCAGACGCCCGATCTTGCCGCGATCGCGCGCGCGTCGGGCACGCCCGACATTCCCGGACTGAAGATGGTCTGGCTCGCGCCATGGGGCGACCTTTCAAAAGCCCATTCCTGGCGCAACATCATCGTGCACCAGACCGAAGGGCCGGCCGGCTCGGCGCGCGGCGGCGCGCAGGCGCAGTCGAAGAACCCGACCCGGCGCGGCGTCACCGTCTGGGTGGAGACGGACGGCACGGTGTACTGGGCCGTCGCCGAACATCTCATTCCCACCCATGGCGACGGCGCCAACCGCAACGACAACAAGTACATCGACAACCGCGCGACATACCGCCAGGTGATCGGCGCCAACTCGATCGGCGTCGAATTCGCCGGCAATTATCCCGACGTTACCCGCGGCCCGACCGAGGCACAGATCGCGGCGTGGAAGATCCTCGTGAAGGTGCTGCGCGCGCGTTACAACATCCCGCGCGAGCGCGTCTACGCGCATAACTGGATCGACTACAAGGACGCGCGGTATTGCGAAGGCTGTGCGTTGGCGACGATGGCACGGGAGTGGGGGGAGTAG
- the rpoH gene encoding RNA polymerase sigma factor RpoH, whose amino-acid sequence MARTATLPVLNGESGLSRYLAEIRKFPMLEPQQEYMFAKRWREHDDREAAHHLVTSHLRLVAKIAMGYRGYGLPISEVVSEGNVGLMQAVKRFEPEKGFRLATYAMWWIKASIQEYILRSWSLVKMGTTANQKKLFFNLRKAKSKISALDEGDLRPDQVAIIAKRLGVTTQDVVDMNRRLGGDASLNAPIRDDGEAGEWQDWLVDNSPNQEAVMAEHEEFDHRRQALNGAIGVLNPRERRIFEARRLAEDPMTLEDLAAEFGVSRERVRQIEVRAFEKVQSAVKGTIAKAEAEALEAAH is encoded by the coding sequence ATGGCCCGTACAGCTACGCTGCCGGTTCTTAATGGAGAATCCGGCCTTTCCAGATACCTCGCCGAGATCCGCAAATTCCCCATGCTGGAACCCCAGCAGGAATACATGTTCGCCAAACGCTGGCGCGAACATGACGATCGCGAGGCCGCGCATCACCTCGTCACCAGCCATCTCCGGCTCGTGGCCAAGATCGCCATGGGCTATCGCGGCTACGGCCTGCCGATCTCCGAGGTCGTCTCGGAAGGCAATGTCGGCCTGATGCAGGCGGTGAAGCGGTTCGAGCCCGAGAAGGGATTTCGTCTCGCCACCTACGCCATGTGGTGGATCAAGGCGTCAATACAAGAGTACATCCTGCGTTCGTGGTCGCTCGTGAAGATGGGCACCACCGCGAACCAGAAGAAGCTGTTCTTCAACCTGCGCAAGGCGAAGAGCAAGATCTCCGCGCTGGACGAAGGCGATCTTCGCCCCGACCAGGTGGCGATCATTGCCAAGCGCCTCGGCGTGACGACGCAGGACGTGGTCGACATGAACCGCCGCCTCGGCGGCGACGCGTCGCTCAACGCGCCGATCCGCGACGACGGTGAAGCCGGCGAATGGCAGGACTGGCTGGTCGATAATTCGCCCAACCAGGAAGCCGTGATGGCCGAACACGAGGAGTTCGATCATCGACGGCAGGCGCTGAACGGCGCCATCGGTGTGCTCAACCCGCGCGAACGCCGCATCTTCGAGGCGCGGCGCCTGGCGGAAGACCCGATGACGCTGGAAGACCTCGCCGCCGAATTCGGCGTCAGCCGCGAACGCGTGCGGCAGATCGAGGTCCGCGCTTTCGAAAAGGTGCAGTCGGCCGTCAAGGGCACGATTGCAAAGGCGGAAGCCGAAGCGCTCGAAGCCGCGCATTGA
- a CDS encoding NACHT domain-containing protein, whose protein sequence is MPKKKKTSSGGKAEASGGNYETLVATWYAHAALLGGGAHPPFDLDAGTQIVSFACQSEAPVDDVNAVTSHAGIIFVQAKRSVAMSSAATSSFAGALDQFVRQIKASAAADSKHAWSRPLDSSRDRLVLATPSTSSSKVIVTLPELLRRVRDRSDVRTLKQVAVSQSERDVAKTVETNLKRSWKAAYRKSPTDKELNALLRLIWVHQLDLESGGRDRKFILEQFRANLLEDATQASLAVSELFKLAARLRAERSGADRSTLLQLLARAGIRLTALPDFRGDVAALRRWTAARLEPAPSFTRLLADDPKLTIERAAWPEFRDAATSQSLLLVGEPGAGKSGLMYRLAATAIAAQQDVVFLPVDLLNVDTFSGLHAELGISHGLVEVLDNWPGSKPGLLILDALDAARKPETQKLLREVVGAVLRLPGSRWRVIASVRKYDLRQGTEWSMMFRGQPPIPAQADREFSRVCHVSVGRLADHEILQIAELFPALGALYSAASPKLRDLLQNIFNLHLLADLLRAGVAGSDLSAITTQSELLDSYWRHRIRRADGKHDSREATLTTVVNAMIDAQVLRVLRADVRTEVDTDALVDLERNGILRAEDQGGQPDESVLLFNHHVLFDYAVARLVFGRGRDAVRLVALLRARRELSLMLSPSLVLALSDAWNTGDGHALFWNLAFALGQETGLPGVALLVAPMVAVEQTRDLGDLQPIFDALNGPEPRKSAAEQVVQNMIGALFVRKNAGVPLLGPDAGPWMQFAERLAAIGSDRLMLALRALIATAVEAL, encoded by the coding sequence ATGCCGAAAAAGAAGAAAACATCATCAGGGGGAAAGGCCGAAGCATCCGGGGGCAATTACGAGACGCTGGTTGCCACGTGGTACGCCCATGCGGCGCTACTCGGTGGTGGCGCACATCCGCCATTTGACCTCGACGCTGGCACGCAGATCGTGTCGTTCGCCTGCCAATCGGAGGCGCCCGTCGACGACGTCAACGCGGTCACTAGCCACGCCGGTATCATCTTCGTTCAGGCCAAGCGCAGTGTCGCTATGAGTTCGGCCGCGACCTCAAGCTTTGCTGGCGCTCTCGACCAATTCGTGCGGCAGATAAAAGCAAGCGCCGCCGCTGACTCCAAGCACGCCTGGTCGCGACCGCTTGATTCATCACGTGACCGGCTCGTTCTTGCAACCCCCAGCACCAGTTCGTCGAAAGTTATCGTGACGCTGCCGGAGCTTCTGCGCCGCGTACGAGATCGCAGCGACGTGCGCACGCTGAAACAAGTGGCCGTGTCACAGTCTGAGAGGGATGTAGCGAAGACGGTAGAGACCAATCTTAAACGCTCCTGGAAAGCCGCCTATCGCAAGAGTCCGACGGATAAGGAGCTCAATGCGCTGCTTCGGCTGATCTGGGTGCATCAGCTTGACCTCGAAAGTGGCGGACGAGACAGGAAGTTCATTCTTGAGCAGTTTCGCGCAAACCTGTTGGAGGACGCCACGCAGGCCAGCTTGGCTGTCTCGGAATTGTTCAAGCTGGCAGCGCGCCTCCGCGCTGAACGATCAGGAGCGGACCGGTCTACGCTCCTACAGTTGCTCGCCCGTGCCGGGATTCGGCTTACGGCACTTCCCGACTTTCGCGGTGATGTCGCTGCTCTAAGGAGATGGACGGCAGCCCGTCTTGAGCCTGCGCCTAGCTTTACTAGACTTCTCGCCGACGATCCGAAGCTGACAATTGAGCGGGCTGCGTGGCCCGAATTCCGGGATGCCGCAACCTCTCAATCACTGTTGCTTGTGGGAGAGCCGGGAGCTGGAAAAAGCGGTCTTATGTATCGGCTCGCAGCAACCGCGATCGCGGCCCAGCAGGATGTCGTATTTCTTCCGGTCGATCTGCTGAATGTTGATACATTCTCTGGTCTTCATGCCGAACTCGGCATTAGCCACGGCCTGGTCGAAGTTCTCGACAACTGGCCGGGCTCGAAGCCGGGCCTGCTCATTTTGGATGCGCTCGATGCGGCCCGAAAGCCAGAAACGCAGAAATTATTGCGCGAGGTGGTCGGAGCGGTTCTCAGGTTGCCCGGTTCGCGTTGGAGGGTGATCGCGTCAGTTCGCAAGTACGACCTTCGTCAGGGCACCGAATGGTCAATGATGTTTCGCGGCCAACCGCCGATACCGGCACAGGCCGATCGCGAATTCTCTCGGGTCTGTCACGTTTCGGTCGGTCGGTTGGCGGATCACGAGATACTCCAGATCGCAGAGTTGTTCCCAGCTCTGGGGGCGCTTTATAGCGCCGCTTCCCCAAAGCTGCGCGATTTGCTCCAAAACATCTTCAATCTGCACTTGCTGGCTGATTTGCTTCGCGCCGGCGTCGCTGGTTCGGACTTGAGCGCAATCACCACCCAGTCGGAACTTCTCGACAGCTATTGGCGCCATCGCATCCGTCGGGCTGACGGAAAACACGACTCGCGCGAAGCTACGTTGACCACCGTGGTGAACGCGATGATTGACGCACAAGTTCTTCGTGTCCTGCGCGCCGACGTCCGCACCGAGGTTGATACCGATGCATTGGTCGACCTGGAGCGCAACGGAATTCTTCGCGCTGAGGATCAGGGTGGACAGCCCGACGAAAGCGTGCTGCTGTTCAACCATCACGTCCTGTTCGACTATGCCGTGGCACGGCTCGTGTTCGGGCGCGGAAGGGATGCTGTTCGACTGGTCGCGCTTTTGCGTGCGCGTCGCGAGCTTTCGCTCATGCTTAGTCCCAGTCTCGTGCTGGCGCTATCAGATGCGTGGAATACCGGTGATGGTCACGCGCTGTTCTGGAATTTGGCATTCGCGTTAGGGCAGGAAACCGGATTGCCCGGCGTCGCGCTACTCGTCGCTCCTATGGTTGCCGTTGAACAGACAAGGGACTTGGGCGACCTGCAGCCCATCTTTGATGCGCTGAATGGTCCGGAACCACGCAAGAGCGCCGCCGAACAGGTCGTACAAAACATGATAGGCGCGCTTTTCGTTCGCAAGAATGCGGGCGTGCCCTTGCTGGGCCCGGACGCAGGCCCATGGATGCAGTTCGCCGAGCGGCTGGCGGCGATAGGTTCGGACCGGTTGATGTTGGCTTTGCGCGCATTAATTGCCACGGCAGTGGAGGCGCTATGA